TTGGTAGACCAGCATATTTTATAGTTCTTGACGAAGTGCCTGAATAACTTCAATTCTAGTTGCTTTTCTAGCAGGTCTAAAGCCTGATAAAATCGCAACGAATATACTAATGCAGGCAGCTGTAACGACAAGTCCAATTGGAATTGACGAAAATGTTATTTCGCTTGTTAGTATATTTTCATCGGATAAAGCAAAAGAAACGATATAAGGTAAAAGAGCATTAATTATAAAGCTAATTCCATAAGATAGAACGACTGCAAGGAAGGTACCTATAATCCCAATCATCGCACTTTCCATTAAGAAAAGTCGTTGAATAATTGATGGGGAAGCACCAATCGCTTTTAGTACACCAATCTCACGTGTTCTTTCAGTTACTGCCATAGTCATTGTATTAAAAATCCCGATTGATGCAATTAAAATTGAAATTGTCCCTATAAATATAAGACCGATTTTAAAAATAAGGAAAAATAAATCAATTTCTTTAATTTGTTCAATTGGCGAATAAACAGGATAATTATTTTCTTTCAATGTATCTAACACGGGCATTACATTTTCAAGTGAATCAACATAGATCGTTGTTGAAGGATAGGCGATTATATTAGGCTGCTCCACCAATAACTCATCACTAAAAAGAATACTATTATCTATTTGGAAATCATAATCGGGTGTTTTTAAAATGCCGACAATTGTAAAGGTAGTAGGCTCTAAATATTCGTATGTCTCTTCATCTGAAAATTGTAGCTGGATCTTTTTGTTTAAAATTTCTCCTTTATAGCCTTCCTCTGATCCGTCATACCAAGAACCTTCTTCTGTCGCTTCTTTAGATTTTTGCTCTATTATTTTTCTATCTACTTCGTTTAGTAATTGCTGTGCAAAATGGTATCCAACAACGATTTCATTTGCGTTTTCTGGAAGACGCCCTTTACTTAAAGTAGTCGGTAGTTTTGCTTGTGCTTCCATATCAACCATCGTTCCAATAGATTCAGCTTCACGATCTTCAAATGTAGAGCGAATAGAACCACTAATTTCTTGTCTGTTTAATACAACATTTACATGATCGATATTTTGTATAAATTTTTCATCTTCATCCGTTAAGGGCTCCTCACCCCAAAGAGAAATTTCCGTTACAGACTCTTGATTTAAAATTTCACCTTTAACTGTCTCTTGTATACCAAAGCCTACCGAAGCAAGTATGATGAGAAATGCACAGCCCATCATAGCAGCAAGAATCGTCATCGTCACTCGAAGTTTATTTTTTCTCATATGTTGAAATACGAATGAAAGTTGGTCTTTAAATAACATAGTTTTTCTCTCCTAACAACAGGCCATCATGCATACGAAGTTTTCTATGGGCAATTTGTGCCACTTCCTCATCATGGGTAATAATCATAAATGTGATATTTTCTGTTTTATTTAATTTTAGTATTAGTTCAAGTATTTCTTTTTCAGTATTTGAGTCAAGGCTACCTGTCGGCTCATCCGCTAAAATAATAGGTGGATTTGTTATCATGGCTCTTGCAATCGAAACACGTTGCTGCTGCCCTCCTGATAATTCATTAGGATAATGATCTGCAAATTCTAATAATCCTACTTTTGATAAAATTTTATCAGTCATAATTTTACGAATAGGTGCTTGTATCCCTTTAATTTTTAGGGGTAGCTCTATATTTTCAAATACGTTTTGGTTCGGGAGTAACTGAAAGTTTTGGAAGATAAAGCCGAAATGACTCAATCTGAAAGCAGCACTTTGCTTTTCTGTAAATTTTGCAATTTCAGTGTTATTCACTTTAATGGAACCTGAATCAGGTTTCATGAATCCGGCAATGACTTGTAACAAAGTAGATTTACCAGAACCACTCTTACCTACAATAGAGACGATTTCTCCTTGTTGAATTTGAAAGTCTATGTCCTTTAGTACTTCAATTTTTTTCTCCTTTCCTTTTTTTCCGATTTTAAATGTGTGATTTAGTGATTGAACTTGTATCATGTCCTCATTCCTTTGTTTCTTGATTAATTTTAAGTATAGACAATGAAAATGAAGAAATTTGAAGGATATTTCTGAAGAAATTCTTAAGAAATTTGAAAAAAGTAGTTAAACTAGAGAAAAATATGCGTCTAAAAATGCTAGAAAATCATTATGAGATTCATCCGTAATGGCACAGGTGAATTCAGTATAATTGCATTCAGTTGAATGATTGAGCAGTTTAGCATATGATTATTTAATATTAGATTTTTGAATTAGGAGATAAAAACAAATGGTATCGGTATATACATGTCAGAATGGTGTTCGGATCGTATCAGAAGCAATACCGCATGTTAGATCTGTTTCAGTTGGAATTTGGGTTGGTGCAGGATCTCGATTTGAAGAAAGAGAAGAAAATGGGATTACCCATTTCATTGAGCATATGTTATTTAAAGGAACGAAAACAAGAACAGCAAGAATAATTGCAGAGGAATTCGATCGTATTGGTGGAGAAATCAATGCATTTACAACAAAAGAAAACACATGCTATTACGCAAAAGTGTTAGATCATCATGGAGAAATGGCTGTTTCTATATTAGCAGATATGTTTTTTAACTCTATTTTTGATCCAGTAGAATTAGAAAAAGAGAGGCAGGTAGTATTAGAAGAAATTTTAATGAGCGAAGATGCCCCTGATGACGATGTCCATGAGCAGTTATGGCAGGTGATGTATCCAAAGGACGCATTAGGTTTGCCTATATTAGGTAGTAGTAAAACACTTGAAACCTTCACAGCGGAAACGATTCGAAAT
Above is a genomic segment from Lysinibacillus sp. PLM2 containing:
- the ytrF gene encoding ABC transporter permease YtrF — protein: MLFKDQLSFVFQHMRKNKLRVTMTILAAMMGCAFLIILASVGFGIQETVKGEILNQESVTEISLWGEEPLTDEDEKFIQNIDHVNVVLNRQEISGSIRSTFEDREAESIGTMVDMEAQAKLPTTLSKGRLPENANEIVVGYHFAQQLLNEVDRKIIEQKSKEATEEGSWYDGSEEGYKGEILNKKIQLQFSDEETYEYLEPTTFTIVGILKTPDYDFQIDNSILFSDELLVEQPNIIAYPSTTIYVDSLENVMPVLDTLKENNYPVYSPIEQIKEIDLFFLIFKIGLIFIGTISILIASIGIFNTMTMAVTERTREIGVLKAIGASPSIIQRLFLMESAMIGIIGTFLAVVLSYGISFIINALLPYIVSFALSDENILTSEITFSSIPIGLVVTAACISIFVAILSGFRPARKATRIEVIQALRQEL
- the ytrE gene encoding ABC transporter ATP-binding protein YtrE: MIQVQSLNHTFKIGKKGKEKKIEVLKDIDFQIQQGEIVSIVGKSGSGKSTLLQVIAGFMKPDSGSIKVNNTEIAKFTEKQSAAFRLSHFGFIFQNFQLLPNQNVFENIELPLKIKGIQAPIRKIMTDKILSKVGLLEFADHYPNELSGGQQQRVSIARAMITNPPIILADEPTGSLDSNTEKEILELILKLNKTENITFMIITHDEEVAQIAHRKLRMHDGLLLGEKNYVI